In Aspergillus oryzae RIB40 DNA, chromosome 6, one genomic interval encodes:
- a CDS encoding fungal specific transcription factor domain-containing protein (predicted protein), whose translation MALSLEHFRAELQDPDVKGSDALLATARTLCLAEIHSGAIHPNSWRAHIEGARALMDACDNRGALSPRSSDGFRRYLDRWYRSIVSLTALTGNGPPIGDVAGQPILSTINQHDSPDYLDDYWGFTVNLAAVFRGIGAAAWRSHPSQQCGGVAQEDEFSVHHEAAVLESSVRRLMDQEADSQPAFYPGVVEGLSSEYIRQFILCNEAFQHSALIQIHRRLRKTPASSPEVQASVKRILECTAQIGPSAGLSPWTMLTTPLFIAGCEAGDEDREKVRQLLSCLHDTIRVPNVLQSLRFLEQYWTSQIDENEGWNQFLDCTR comes from the exons ATGGCCCTCAGTCTAGAACATTTTCGGGCAGAGCTTCAGGACCCGGACGTCAAGGGTTCGGATGCGCTGTTAGCGACCGCGCGAACACTCTGTCTCGCGGAGATTCATTCGGGGGCTATTCATCCCAACTCATGGAGGGCCCATATTGAGGGGGCTAGGGCGTTGATGGATGCTTGTGATAATCGAGGAGCTTTGTCGCCGCGGTCGTCAGATGGGTTCAGGAGGTACTTGGATCGGTGGTACCGATCGATTGTTTCGCTCACGGCGTTAACAGGCAATGGCCCACCCATTGGTGACGTTGCAGGTCAACCCATCTTGAGTACCATCAACCAGCACGACTCCCCTGACTATCTTGACGATTACTGGGGCTTCACGGTAAATCTTGCTGCAGTCTTTCGCGGGATAGGGGCCGCTGCTTGGCGAAGTCACCCCAGCCAACAATGCGGTGGCGTAGCCCAAGAAGACGAATTCAGCGTCCATCATGAAGCTGCGGTTCTTGAGTCGTCCGTTCGGCGCTTGATGGACCAGGAAGCTGACTCACAGCCTGCATTCTACCCAGGGGTGGTGGAAGGGCTCTCAAGCGAGTACATTCGTCAATTCATCCTTTGTAATGAAGCCTTCCAGCATAGCGCGCTCATTCAGATCCATCGTCGGTTGAGGAAAACACCAGCATCGTCACCGGAGGTCCAAGCATCTGTCAAGCGTATTTTAGAATGTACTGCTCAGATTGGACCCTCAGCAGGGCTGAGCCCATGGACCATGCTCACCACACCGTTATTCATTGCAGGCTGCGAGGCAGGGGATGAGGACCGGGAGAAAGTGCGGCAATTGCTCTCCTGTTTGCATGACACGATTCGCGTGCCGAATGTGCTACAGTCCTTACGGTTTTTGGAGCAATATTGGACGAGCCAgattgatgagaatgaagGTTGGAATCAGTTCCTCG ATTGCACCCGCTGA
- a CDS encoding ankyrin repeat domain-containing protein (26S proteasome regulatory complex, subunit PSMD10) produces the protein MRPLEREGDGSGWTPLMIAASLKNAEGDPIIDLLLKKGADVNAKSNSGQNALHFATSKANLSTVRTLIANKCSARVKDKRGQLALHRAAAIGSSPIIKVLLQDGKSPVNATDMDGLTALHHAISEGHGEAAITLLKAGAETDKKDADGNLAIDMAPDTSVSSSFFLRKPSFRH, from the exons ATGAGGCCGCTCGAGAGGGAAGGA GACGGTTCAGGCTGGACCCCATTGATGATCGCAGCCAGTCTAAAGAACGCCGAAGGAGATCCCATCATCGACCTACTCTTGAAAAAGGGCGCAGACGTAAATGCCAAGAGTAACTCTGGACAG AATGCTCTCCACTTCGCAACCTCCAAAGCCAACCTTTCCACCGTTCGTACCTTAATAGCCAATAAATGCAGCGCCAGAGTTAAAGATAAGCGCGGGCAATTAGCACTTCATCGCGCCGCAGCTATCGGATCCTCACCTATAATCAaggttcttcttcaagacGGGAAGAGCCCCGTCAATGCCACGGATATGGACGGTCTGACTGCTCTGCACCATGCAATCTCCGAGGGCCACGGTGAAGCTGCGATCACTCTGCTTAAGGCTGGTGCTGAAACGGATAAGAAGGACGCCGATGGCAATTTGGCTATTGACATGGCGCCGGATACAAGTGTAAGTagttcattctttctccgtAAACCATCCTTTAGGCACTAA
- a CDS encoding putative signal sequence-binding GTPase GPN3 (putative transcription factor FET5), with the protein MGLGPNGGLIYCFEFLLQNLDFLSEALDPLSEEYLIIFDMPGQIELYTHIPLLPSLVQFLSRAGPLNINLCAAYLLESTFVVDKAKFFAGTLSAMSAMLMLEMPHVNILTKMDQVRDMVTRKELKRFTNVDVQLLQDDDADAMGDPSSKETLLSGGSFKQLNRAVGQLIDDFSMVSFLKLDVQDEDSVAAVLSHIDDATQFHEAQEPREPNDEQEVNYEDADI; encoded by the coding sequence ATGGGCTTGGGGCCCAATGGAGGTCTGATCTATTGCTTTGAGTTCCTCCTGCAAAATCTGGACTTCCTATCGGAAGCCTTGGATCCGTTGAGCGAAGAATATCTGATTATCTTCGACATGCCGGGCCAGATCGAGCTCTACACACATATACCCCTCCTACCGTCATTGGTACAGTTCTTGTCGCGTGCGGGGCCCCTGAACATCAACCTCTGTGCGGCTTATCTCCTCGAAAGTACCTTTGTCGTTGACAAAGCCAAGTTCTTTGCCGGCACCCTAAGTGCCATGTCCGCAATGCTGATGCTCGAGATGCCCCACGTAAATATTCTGACTAAGATGGACCAGGTCCGGGACATGGTGACTCGCAAAGAATTAAAGAGATTCACCAATGTGGACGTGCAattgctgcaggatgatgacgCTGATGCGATGGGAGACCCGTCGTCCAAAGAGACATTGCTCAGCGGTGGCTCATTTAAACAGCTCAACCGGGCCGTCGGTCAACTTATCGACGACTTCAGCATGGTCTCATTTCTGAAATTAGATGTGCAGGACGAGGACAGTGTCGCCGCTGTTCTAAGCCATATCGACGATGCCACTCAATTCCATGAAGCGCAAGAACCGCGCGAACCCAACGATGAGCAGGAGGTTAATTACGAGGATGCAGACATATGA
- a CDS encoding H(+)-transporting V1 sector ATPase subunit H (vacuolar H+-ATPase V1 sector, subunit H): protein MSTMPLEPPMYLSSLQNNIRARPIPWEGAVRAGNITDDHLKKIKAVDKVRKDQRRQTVEGDISGYVTLLSGSADAKSVLDSASRRTDIVQYILVLAADLINDVPALSSALIAHPDPYKPFLPLLRHSTNAEDPIPLLTSTFLTNLVSISLASSSKSAARDEEALPQLYTYLSSLTQNQDSGLQDIGVQELSALLRTSRSREIFWKQRGETVTPLIEILRAATGGKDTSSSTVAGSSRAIEPGLSGGVGLQLLYRVLLVIWQLSFEGALIGDDLQADHEFLQLYTYLLRLSPKEKTTRLLLATLNNLLSSNRTTLLPVAVFVRLPALLSNLSGRHLTDPDLLEDLKTLSDMLDEYTKTQTTFDQYAAELQSGHLRWSPPHRNPTFWKDNARRILDDANLPRKLAEIISKEWDNDKQVLAIACNDVGHLVKELPGRRAQLEKLGLKARVMELMADKDESVRWESLRAVGEWLRYTFDD from the exons ATGTCGACCATGCCTTTGGAGCCTCCCATGTATCTCAGCTCTCTCCAGAACAACATCCGAGCTCGGCCCATCCCGTGGGAGGGAGCAGTTCGAGCTGGTAACATCACCGATGATCATCTGAAAAAGATCAAGGCAGTGGACAAGGTTCGCAAAGACCAGAGGCGTCAGACTGTAGAGGGCGATATCTCTGGCTATGTAACCCTGCTCTCTGGAAGTGCCGACGCCAAGAGCGTTCTGGACTCCGCTTCTAGGAGGACCGATATCGTACAGTATATCCTTGTGCTGGCAGCGGACTTGATCAATG ATGTTCCAGCGCTCTCGTCTGCCCTAATCGCGCATCCTGATCCCTACAAGCCATTTCTCCCCCTCTTGCGTCATTCTACGAATGCCGAGGACCCTATCCCGCTGCTCACTTCTACCTTCCTGACAAACCTTGTCTCTATCAGCCTCGCGTCTTCGTCTAAGTCTGCGGCCCGAGATGAAGAGGCACTTCCACAACTGTACACTTACCTTTCCAGTCTGACCCAAAACCAGGACAGTGGATTGCAAGACATCGGTGTCCAGGAGTTGTCGGCGCTGCTTCGTACATCTAGATCTCGGGAAATTTTCTGGAAGCAGAGGGGAGAAACGGTCACCCCTTTGATTGAAATTCTACGTGCGGCGACCGGAGGCAAGGATACCAGTTCCAGCACCGTGGCTGGCAGTTCGCGGGCGATCGAGCCAGGTCTCTCCGGCGGTGTTGGGCTTCAACTTCTGTATCgggttcttcttgttatCTGGCAGCTGAGCTTTGAAGGCGCGCTAATCGGGGATGACCTTCAAGC GGACCACGAATTTCTTCAGTTGTATACTTACCTCCTGCGCCTGTcgccgaaggagaagacaactcggcttcttcttgcgactctcaacaacctcctttcttccaatCGTACAACCCTATTGCCGGTCGCAGTGTTTGTCCGCCTCCCTGCGCTTCTTTCGAACCTCTCGGGTCGTCATTTGACCGATCCCGATCTCCTTGAGGATCTGAAGACTCTCTCGGACATGCTCGACGAGTACACCAAAACTCAAACTACTTTTGATCAGTACGCGGCGGAGTTGCAGTCAGGGCACCTCCGCTGGTCCCCACCCCACCGTAACCCTACATTTTGGAAGGACAATGCCCGGCGCATCCTGGATGATGCTAATCTTCCCAGGAAGCTAGCGGAGATTATCTCTAAGGAGTGGGACAATGACAAGCAGGTTCTCGCGATTGCCTGTAACGATGTGGGACATCTGGTGAAGGAACTGCCGGGACGACGAGCACAGCTGGAAAAGCTCGGGTTGAAGGCGCGAGTTATGGAGCTCATGGCCGACAAGGACGAGTCGGTACGTTGGGAGAGTCTGCGAGCAGTGGGCGAGTGGCTTCGGTATACCTTTGATGACTGA
- a CDS encoding WD40 repeat domain-containing protein (pleiotropic regulator 1): MDVIPSTTPEEAVRRSAKRTAELFGADYLMVTPSTGDGSIGVSYRRKVEYEHVKELPPVLAEKQAKAAAGRTKRPKIQAQAKAPVDGSGASMALVKKAQGPAAGGLGNEDQPRSLIQRPSATRQQRPDWHAPWKLMRVISGHLGWVRSLAVEPNNEWFASGAGDRTIKIWNLATGALRLTLTGHISTVRGLAVSPRHPYLFSCGEDKMVKCWDLETNKVIRHYHGHLSGVYTLALHPRLDLLVTGGRDGVARVWDMRTRSNIHVLSGHKGTVADVKCQEADPQIITGSLDATVRLWDLAAGKSMGVLTHHKKGVRNLAIHPREFTFASASTGSIKQWKCPEGDFMQNFEGHNAVINSLAVNEDNVLFSGGDNGSMSFWDWKTGYRFQSIDTMAQPGSLDAEAGIMASTFDRTGLRLITGEADKTIKVWKPDDEATPESHPVTWAPTLGRQRY, encoded by the coding sequence ATGGACGTTATTCCGTCGACTACGCCCGAAGAGGCCGTGCGCAGATCCGCGAAGAGGACTGCTGAACTTTTCGGCGCGGATTATCTTATGGTCACACCCTCGACTGGAGATGGATCGATTGGTGTTTCTTACAGACGGAAAGTGGAATATGAACATGTGAAGGAACTCCCACCAGTGCTAGCAGAGAAGCAAGCCAAGGCAGCGGCCGGGCGCACGAAGCGTCCCAAAATCCAAGCCCAGGCGAAGGCGCCCGTAGATGGCAGCGGCGCCTCAATGGCCCTGGTGAAGAAAGCTCAAGGCCCGGCTGCTGGTGGCCTTGGTAATGAGGATCAACCCAGGAGCCTGATCCAGCGACCCTCCGCGACACGACAACAGAGACCCGACTGGCACGCACCATGGAAACTGATGAGAGTTATTTCTGGACATTTGGGATGGGTGCGAAGTCTGGCGGTGGAGCCGAATAACGAGTGGTTTGCTAGTGGTGCTGGTGACCGGACGATAAAAATTTGGAATCTGGCGACTGGTGCTCTGCGTCTGACCCTTACAGGCCACATTTCCACCGTTCGCGGTCTGGCTGTGTCACCCCGGCATCCGTATCTTTTCTCGTGCGGAGAGGACAAGATGGTGAAATGTTGGGATCTAGAGACTAATAAGGTCATTCGTCACTACCATGGTCATCTAAGTGGTGTATATACGCTTGCTCTACACCCTCGCCTCGATCTGCTGGTCACTGGTGGTCGAGACGGCGTTGCCCGAGTCTGGGATATGCGAACGAGGAGTAACATCCACGTTTTGTCCGGCCATAAAGGAACTGTTGCCGATGTCAAGTGTCAGGAAGCTGATCCACAAATAATTACTGGTTCCCTGGACGCCACCGTTCGTCTGTGGGATCTTGCAGCTGGAAAGTCAATGGGTGTCCTAACTCACCACAAGAAAGGTGTCCGAAACCTTGCTATCCACCCCCGGGAATTCACATTTGCTAGTGCCAGCACAGGAAGCATCAAGCAATGGAAGTGTCCAGAGGGTGACTTCATGCAAAACTTCGAGGGTCATAATGCTGTCATTAACTCTCTCGCCGTGAACGAAGACAACGTTCTCTTCTCCGGTGGTGACAACGGTTCCATGTCTTTCTGGGACTGGAAGACCGGATACCGTTTCCAGTCGATCGATACCATGGCTCAACCCGGTTCGCTCGATGCAGAGGCAGGCATCATGGCCTCAACTTTCGACCGGACCGGCCTGCGTCTGATCACTGGTGAGGCAGATAAGACCATCAAGGTATGGAAgccggatgatgaggctACACCTGAGTCGCATCCGGTGACTTGGGCTCCCACTCTTGGCAGACAGAGATATTag
- a CDS encoding M protein repeat protein (transcription factor TMF, TATA element modulatory factor) produces MAQQKWKVGSFLQQAVAGVESKLDMILADEEQRQQIQPKQNTATKNQPGNLSRSSSNARKNDRLQERLARAVVKSNTNANSASQSSSRVPSPVTSPVTSNGARSSMDIESNLGRSSLNLEESAQNVAPADELSSIAASRTSHDSSSPRNSKDIVPSRASNEDSESQKANSEKSTEVVQENGVEPELQETEADKPHSSEDLAQDAANGPSDIIEPSSTDVDKTIAQLQAEHKAAESRWQAEMYEHIERIDALQSKLKYLTKEAAESAKKAAAAEAPGSMERQLREKDEKIALLFEEGQKLSKSEMDHRTAIKKLRQQLAENTKVQTENHKRTEKLERDLANAEARAKRAEAAEKRANESLTSQSKSSRDLETVTAERDALSQTVQELKGQLARAVARAEAAEAKAQSDALEQEKRHAAKLEEELASIKAERDESEESLKTEIRDLKSTIEQEKERARVLEVELKNEQSVLESKMESLRSRAEEASSGVAGDAQAKLLRQIETLQTQYAVASENWQALEGSLLARLANVEKERDEAARREGDLRRKVREANLKAKRAEEDLEEAKEVEHDLESKLEERMQELQKLEQKLQKATDDLVSAQKDFDEQKKVCDATWAQKLEEERVKWREQVVPPAIFTQQQRTESPVAYSRRPSTLEPVGSFSDLRSSRRSSTLPMTSPEVGTPTRQNSFPTSTSALLSPPANSASFSQFTDTPSISFEPDEYSARPRTPSAFGGALTQNSRGINDIISESTVGAGPSVQLVERMSATVRRLESERAATKDELARIVSQRDEARQQVVDLMRESEEKRTVDARVQELEKRHAELEERYETTLELLGEKSEQVEELQADIAEVKKIYRELVDSTMK; encoded by the exons ATGGCGCAACAAAAATGGAAGGTTGGATCCTTCCTGCAGCAAGCTGTCGCCGGCGTTGAATCGAAGTTGGATATGATCCTGGCCGATGAGGAGCAGCGCCAACAGATACAGCCAAAGCAAAATACGGCGACGAAGAATCAGCCTGGAA ATCTTTCGCGAAGTTCATCAAATGCGCGGAAGAATGATCGCCTTCAGGAGCGTCTGGCTCGCGCTGTTGTCAAATCTAATACCAATGCTAATTCCGCTTCCCAATCCTCAAGTCGAGTCCCCTCTCCCGTCACCAGTCCGGTCACGAGTAATGGCGCGCGGTCGAGCATGGATATTGAATCGAACCTTGGACGTAGCAGCCTCAATCTCGAAGAAAGTGCCCAAAACGTCGCTCCTGCCGATGAACTTTCGTCGATTGCAGCCTCCAGAACAAGTCATGACAGCAGCTCACCACGGAACTCGAAAGACATTGTCCCCTCGCGCGCATCGAATGAGGATTCCGAGTCGCAAAAGGCTAACTCAGAAAAGAGCACCGAAGTTGTACAAGAAAATGGCGTTGAACCTGAGCTACAGGAAACCGAAGCTGACAAACCACACTCATCTGAGGACCTTGCCCAGGACGCTGCGAATGGTCCGAGTGATATCATCGAGCCCTCCTCCACCGATGTGGACAAGACTATCGCACAGTTACAGGCAGAACACAAGGCAGCCGAGTCACGTTGGCAAGCGGAAATGTACGAACATATTGAGCGAATTGACGCATTGCAGTCGAAATTGAAGTACTTGACCAAGGAAGCTGCCGAGTCCGCCAAGAAAGCGGCCGCGGCGGAAGCACCTGGAAGTATGGAGAGACAACTCCgggagaaggacgagaaAATAGCACTGTTattcgaagaaggacagAAACTTTCGAAATCTGAGATGGACCACCGTACGGCAATCAAGAAACTTCGGCAGCAGTTGGCGGAGAATACGAAAGTTCAAACTGAAAATCACAAGAGAAcagaaaagctggaaagaGATCTAGCCAACGCTGAGGCCAGGGCTAAGCGGGCTGAAGCTGCCGAAAAACGAGCCAATGAATCACTGACGTCTCAGTCAAAAAGCTCGCGAGATCTTGAAACAGTCACAGCGGAGCGAGATGCATTGAGCCAAACAGTTCAGGAATTGAAGGGCCAACTTGCCAGAGCAGTTGCGCGAGCTGAGGCAGCTGAAGCCAAAGCCCAGTCTGACGCGCTAGAGCAGGAAAAGCGCCATGCGGCCAAGttggaagaagaactggCAAGCATCAAGGCCGAGCGTGATGAAAGTGAGGAAAGCTTGAAGACAGAGATACGCGATCTGAAGAGTACCATtgagcaagagaaggaaagggcaCGAGTACTGGAGGTCGAACTAAAGAACGAGCAATCTGTATTGGAAAGCAAGATGGAGTCTCTTCGCTCCAGAGCGGAAGAAGCTTCATCTGGGGTAGCTGGCGATGCCCAAGCGAAGCTTCTACGCCAAATCGAGACATTGCAGACGCAGTATGCTGTTGCCAGTGAAAATTGGCAGGCGTTGGAGGGTTCTCTACTTGCGCGCTTAGCCAACGTAGAGAAAGAACGAGACGAAGCCGCACGCCGAGAGGGAGACCTGCGACGGAAAGTTCGGGAAGCG AACCTCAAAGCTAAAAGGGCCGAGGAGGAcctcgaagaagcaaaagaggTCGAGCATGATCTTGAAAGCAAACTCGAGGAACGCATGCAGGAGTTGCAAAAACTCGAGCAGAAACTTCAAAAAGCTACGGACGATTTAGTCTCGGCACAGAAAGACTTCGACGAACAGAAGAAAGTGTGCGATGCAACATGGGCAcagaagctggaggaagaacgaGTGAAATGGCGCGAGCAGGTTGTGCCCCCTGCCATCTtcacccaacaacaacgTACCGAGTCACCAGTAGCCTACAGTCGCAGGCCGAGTACCCTGGAGCCTGTAGGTTCTTTCAGTGACTTGCGATCAAGTCGCCGGTCTTCGACTCTTCCCATGACGTCGCCAGAGGTAGGCACACCAACACGACAGAACTCATTCCCAACATCTACGTCCGCTCTCCTTTCACCTCCAGCGAACAGCGCATCCTTCTCGCAATTTACGGACACCCCATCAATCTCTTTCGAACCAGACGAGTACTCTGCCCGGCCGCGCACGCCATCTGCTTTTGGCGGAGCGCTGACCCAAAACTCCCGGGGAATCAACGACATTATTTCGGAATCCACTGTTGGCGCCGGTCCATCGGTCCAGTTGGTGGAGCGCATGAGTGCGACGGTTCGCCGATTGGAAAGTGAACGAGCGGCCACGAAAGATGAGCTTGCTCGTATTGTAAGCCAACGCGATGAAGCCCGGCAACAAGTTGTGGACTTGATGCGGGAATCtgaggagaaaaggacagTCGACGCCCGTGTCCAAGAACTAGAGAAGCGACATGCAGAGCTAGAGGAGCGTTACGAGACTACTCTTGAGCTGCTGGGTGAAAAGAGTGAGCAAGTGGAAGAGCTCCAGGCCGATATTGCCGAAGTCAAGAAAATCTACCGCGAGCTGGTGGATAGTACCATGAAATGA
- a CDS encoding uncharacterized protein (predicted protein) codes for MQKRATTMPLHHPSNRPPPLHIDSSGRSISGVVDAKNPKTPGHKISSFFGWRGTITTSPGAESSSTEVSDLGHSPLPSPMPPSLPSAVTPSTTVPFDASKGFPPRNPSLSSASILETGPSTAHVAELENELREISSELAGSIRREMELEDLVERLQSELPLDNGNQRTSDYFSDSGTSSIRLVYDGRIDDVEKYRRASEQERAQLKVDLTQRWQEERARRAAADSHVQILESQVHQLRRERVDLSDLSSRTKELEGALEATRRKLAEERQIKDNFEDLLTAMRVELEQIRNERDHLRDHMVPELKNSAASSSDATEVQRLLEELEALKIENAALAQLQGGRFATISEDNETPSSKRNSAGGLSRSSSLARMHSKPTIRTGLSRSNSLSQSSPVTPKGVDTRESMADRVESVEAQRDALHHALRRLLDRQAYEAREYEKRIRAMELELVHAQQIGSPRKLGYEREVRNLREEVNHLRQRAEEALDQKWQCEKGLAGLKMDLDRAEQETTSLRVLLQEHDITVPEGLGADQEGFAEVLATSSSLESAYKQLQAEREQAEASAVQSPQEEHGQLAASVSRTESLSQHVQKQLERNNALRNRLADAIGKGEKEQQLSVVRINEMQARLKELEDTLLIAQQHAEEEMARHEEEIQKLNESHNAQLSRMKNGARSPAGLSPMPPSSPFVARSPRLDKTTSGDGISLNQAVKPEALERRVKELERLLRDADMEMGEVVSRMNRAQIEVAELQSDRDEALRQTRKLQAEIQAEREAFKALQG; via the exons ATGCAGAAACGGGCTACGACCATGCCCTTACACCATCCGTCAAATCgaccccctcccctccacaTCGATTCGAGCGGACGCTCTATATCCGGCGTTGTAGACGCCAAAAACCCTAAAACACCCGGTCACAAAATCAGCTCTTTTTTTGGCTGGCGAGGCACCATTACTACGTCACCTGGTGCAGAGTCATCGAGCACTGAAGTCTCAGATCTGGGTCATTCTCCGCTCCCATCCCCAATGCCTCCTTCCTTACCCAGTGCGGTAACGCCGTCCACGACGGTGCCCTTCGATGCCTCAAAGGGCTTCCCGCCGCGCAATCCGTCCCTGAGTAGTGCAAGTATCTTGGAAACAGGACCTTCCACGGCGCATGTGGCTGAACTCGAAAATGAACTCCGGGAAATCAGTTCTGAGTTGGCTGGCTCCATCCGGCGGGAGATGGAGTTGGAGGACTTGGTAGAAAGGCTTCAATCGGAATTGCCTTTGGACAACGGAAATCAACGTACCAGTGACTATTTCTCTGACTCGGGTACCAGCTCCATTCGCCTGGTGTATGATGGGCGGATTGACGATGTTGAAAAATATCGGCGGGCATCGGAGCAGGAACGGGCTCAATTGAAAGTAGATTTAACGCAGAGATGGCAAGAGGAGCGGGCTCGCCGCGCAGCGGCAGATTCACATGTACAGATACTGGAATCACAAGTACATCAG CTCCGGCGAGAGAGAGTTGACCTCTCCGATCTGTCTTCTCGGACAAAAGAACTCGAGGGTGCTCTGGAAGCCACTCGCAGAAAATTGGCGGAAGAGCGACAGATCAAAGACAATTTTGAAGATTTGCTCACGGCCATGCGAGTAGAATTGGAGCAGATTCGAAATGAGCGGGATCACCTTCGTGACCACATGGTTCCAGAATTGAAAAATAGCGCAGCATCTTCATCTGATGCCACGGAGGTTCAGCGattgttggaagagcttgaagctctGAAGATTGAGAATGCTGCGCTAGCGCAACTACAAGGAGGCCGATTTGCTACCATATCGGAGGACAATGAAACTCCTAGTAGCAAGAGGAACTCTGCAGGGGGGTTATCGCGCTCCAGCTCATTGGCTCGGATGCATTCAAAGCCTACCATACGGACAGGACTGTCCCGTTCCAACTCTCTGTCGCAGTCAAGCCCAGTCACTCCCAAGGGTGTTGACACCCGGGAATCCATGGCGGATCGGGTGGAGAGTGTTGAAGCACAGCGAGATGCACTTCACCACGCCCTTCGGCGCCTGCTCGACCGTCAAGCTTACGAAGCTCGAGAATACGAGAAGCGTATCCGGGCCATGGAGCTAGAGCTTGTTCACGCACAGCAAATAGGCTCTCCACGCAAACTGGGTTACGAGAGAGAAGTCCGTAACCTGAGAGAGGAAGTCAACCATCTCCGGCAACGTGCCGAAGAGGCGTTGGATCAGAAATGGCAGTGCGAAAAGGGATTGGCAGGGCTTAAGATGGACCTTGACCGTGCTGAGCAGGAGACCACATCCCTTCGTGTATTGCTGCAAGAACACGATATCACCGTTCCAGAAGGCCTCGGAGCTGACCAAGAGGGATTTGCTGAGGTACTAGccacatcgtcatcattaGAGTCCGCATATAAGCAGCTCCAGGCTGAACGGGAGCAAGCTGAAGCAAGCGCCGTTCAGTCGCCTCAGGAAGAACATGGCCAGCTAGCAGCCTCGGTTAGTCGGACGGAAAGCCTTTCGCAGCATGTGCAGAAACAGCTCGAGAGGAACAACGCGTTGCGCAACCGTTTGGCAGACGCTATCGGCAAAGGTGAAAAAGAGCAACAGCTTTCTGTGGTTCGGATCAATGAAATGCAGGCGCGTCTcaaagagctggaagacACCCTTTTGATAGCTCAACAACacgccgaggaagaaatggCCCGGCACGAAGAAGAGATTCAAAAGCTGAATGAAAGCCACAACGCTCAGTTATCACGGATGAAGAACGGTGCTCGTAGCCCCGCCGGCTTGTCCCCCATGCCTCCTTCATCACCCTTCGTTGCCCGCTCTCCCCGCTTAGATAAAACCACTAGCGGCGATGGAATTTCGCTGAATCAGGCCGTAAAGCCGGAGGCCCTGGAGCGGCGGGTGAAAGAACTTGAAAGACTTCTCCGCGACGCCGATATGGAGATGGGAGAAGTAGTTAGCCGCATGAACCGTGCGCAAATCGAAGTGGCTGAGCTTCAGTCTGACCG TGACGAGGCACTTCGCCAAACTCGGAAACTGCAGGCTGAGATTCAGGCTGAGCGGGAAGCCTTCAAGGCCCTACAGGGCTGA
- a CDS encoding Apq12 family protein (predicted protein), which produces MDFLPESIISLIQDNPTIQQLTSSSIAFQVNNARTTYLDPYISHLKSTYLDPYIIQPLASMLASSMPDLVSVLILALIFIISLKVLDYARRVVMFWVTLALRLVWWGFILGAIWYAYNAGLEKTGRDLGWFYGVVKGFAEKFQDGFEGGQRSSSATGGWGGYASGRDFQVPIGRG; this is translated from the exons ATGGACTTCCTTCCCG AATCCATTATATCCCTCATCCAAGACAACCCTACAATCCAACAGCTCACCTCATCCTCGATCGCGTTTCAAGTCAACAACGCCCGCACCACATATCTGGATCCCTACATCTCCCACCTGAAATCAACCTACCTGGACCCATACATCATCCAACCTCTCGCCTCCATGCtcgcttcttcaatgccCGACCTTGTCTCGGTCCTTATCCTCGCTCTcattttcatcatctccctCAAAGTCCTCGACTATGCGCGACGTGTCGTTATGTTCTGGGTTACATTGGCGCTGCGATTAGTCTGGTGGGGATTCATCCTCGGAGCCATCTGGTACGCGTATAATGCTGGGTTAGAGAAGACCGGTCGCGATCTAGGCTGGTTCTACGGAGTCGTGAAGGGATTCGCGGAGAAGTTCCAGGATGGGTTTGAGGGCGGTCAAAGATCGTCGTCGGCCACTGGAGGTTGGGGAGGATATGCATCTGGTCGGGATTTCCAGGTTCCTATAGGGAGGGGCTGA